A genomic region of uncultured Paludibaculum sp. contains the following coding sequences:
- a CDS encoding DUF5060 domain-containing protein: MSNQRPSLSRRELHTGLLGLASAALAPAQTGSTVQRWDRFEASWSGPSSGNPFRDVQLRARFSIGHRTVEVSGFYDGNGQYKVRFMPDTLGAWTFVTSSNSGALDGKTGGFTCVAPAAGNHGPVGVSHTWHFSYADGTPYKPLGTTCYAWSHQTDALEEQTLATLRSGPFNKMRMCVFPKDYVYNKNEPPFYPFPRENGKNDFSRFVPEYFQHQERRIAQLMAMGIEADLILFHPYDRWGYKVMPPEVDDAYLRYLVARLSSFRNVWWSMANEWDFVKEKKVSDWDRYFQIVQETDPYQHPRSIHNGSVLYDHGKPWVTHTSIQGDDFSKTEEWLRTYKKPVIFDECKYEGNIPRRWGNISGHEMMRRFWLATVNGAYGGHGETFLNEEEVLWWSKGGVLHGESPQRIAFLRRILDESPAQGLNPLPNQKYPCAARENEYYLYFYDLHQPAEMDYELPEQVSFQADLIDPWAMTIQPLPGTHRGKFTLKLPGKPYQAMRFRKA, from the coding sequence ATGTCCAATCAACGTCCATCTTTGTCGCGCCGGGAACTGCACACGGGTCTGCTCGGACTGGCCTCCGCCGCTTTGGCGCCGGCACAGACCGGCTCCACCGTCCAGCGATGGGATCGCTTTGAAGCGTCGTGGAGTGGGCCTTCCAGCGGCAATCCATTCCGGGATGTCCAATTGCGCGCCCGGTTCAGCATCGGGCACCGCACGGTAGAGGTGAGCGGGTTCTACGACGGCAACGGCCAGTACAAGGTGCGGTTCATGCCCGACACACTGGGCGCGTGGACCTTCGTCACCAGCAGCAATAGCGGTGCGTTGGACGGCAAGACCGGCGGGTTCACCTGTGTAGCCCCAGCGGCCGGCAACCACGGCCCTGTCGGCGTAAGCCACACCTGGCACTTCTCGTACGCTGACGGCACGCCCTACAAGCCCCTGGGCACCACATGCTACGCGTGGAGTCATCAGACGGACGCACTCGAGGAGCAGACCCTGGCGACGCTACGCTCCGGGCCCTTCAACAAGATGCGCATGTGCGTCTTTCCGAAGGACTATGTCTACAACAAGAACGAACCGCCGTTCTATCCGTTTCCCCGCGAGAATGGGAAGAACGACTTCAGCCGGTTCGTGCCCGAGTATTTCCAGCATCAGGAAAGACGCATCGCGCAGTTGATGGCGATGGGCATTGAAGCCGACCTGATCCTCTTCCATCCTTACGACCGCTGGGGCTACAAGGTGATGCCACCCGAAGTCGACGACGCCTATCTGCGGTACCTGGTCGCCCGCCTGTCGTCATTCCGCAACGTCTGGTGGTCGATGGCGAATGAGTGGGACTTCGTGAAGGAGAAGAAGGTCTCCGACTGGGACCGTTACTTCCAGATCGTCCAGGAAACCGACCCGTATCAGCATCCGCGCTCCATCCACAATGGTTCTGTGCTCTACGACCACGGCAAGCCGTGGGTGACGCACACCTCCATTCAGGGCGACGACTTCTCGAAGACCGAGGAGTGGCTGCGCACCTACAAGAAACCGGTCATTTTCGACGAGTGCAAGTATGAGGGCAACATTCCCCGGCGTTGGGGCAATATCTCCGGTCACGAGATGATGCGGCGCTTCTGGCTGGCCACTGTGAACGGAGCCTATGGTGGTCACGGCGAGACCTTCCTGAATGAGGAAGAGGTGCTGTGGTGGTCGAAGGGCGGCGTGCTGCATGGCGAGAGCCCGCAACGCATCGCCTTCCTCCGCAGGATCCTGGACGAGAGCCCTGCCCAGGGCCTGAATCCGCTGCCGAATCAGAAGTACCCGTGCGCCGCGCGCGAGAACGAGTACTACCTCTACTTCTACGACCTGCATCAACCGGCCGAGATGGATTACGAACTGCCGGAACAGGTGAGTTTCCAGGCGGACCTCATTGATCCCTGGGCCATGACCATCCAACCGTTGCCCGGCACGCACCGCGGCAAGTTCACTCTGAAGCTGCCCGGCAAGCCGTATCAGGCGATGCGCTTCCGCAAGGCCTGA